The proteins below are encoded in one region of Helianthus annuus cultivar XRQ/B chromosome 2, HanXRQr2.0-SUNRISE, whole genome shotgun sequence:
- the LOC110904301 gene encoding uncharacterized protein LOC110904301 — translation MEAGNGGFIQEALRGFLKCLGLEGSGEKSVAGSEEVVNNPPPPSLPIDSAASTTYEPLPAVEDTPTNDPLVDDLPSPVESTSMTITDIDTNIGAESNTLVTIDEILNMTGGTTAQARYVEVLDDGQPKISLLTTSLISSGGGGKTH, via the exons ATGGAAGCAGGAAATGGTGGTTTCATACAAGAAGCTTTGAGGGGTTTTCTGAAGTGTTTAGGGTTAGAGGGTAGTGGAGAAAAATCTGTTGCTGGCAGTGAAGAGGTTGTAAACAACCCTCCACCGCCGTCGCTACCAATTGATTCGGCAGCATCAACAACTTACGAACCGCTACCCGCTGTAGAGGATACACCAACCAATGATCCGCTCGTTGATGATCTACCTTCACCT GTTGAGAGTACTTCAATGACAATAACGGACATTGACACCAATATTGGAGCTGAGAGTAATACTCTTGTTACTATAGACGAGATACTAAATATGACTGGTGGCACAACCGCGCAAGCCCGTTATGTTGAGGTACTTGACGATGGTCAACCTAAAATTAGCCTCCTTACTACAAGTCTAATTAGTAGCGGGGGAGGTGGCAAAACACATTAA